The sequence below is a genomic window from Chaetodon trifascialis isolate fChaTrf1 chromosome 18, fChaTrf1.hap1, whole genome shotgun sequence.
TGTCAACGTCAACACTCGAcaggtttgttgtttgtttatttgtttttattgaagcGTGAATATTCAGCGATGCACTGAGCAGAACTTTCCACTGttgaaaaacagacttttcagAGAAAACTCTTGGAAACTGTTTCTAAATGACCTCAGACATGTCTGAGACCTCTGAATACTGTTCAACGCGTCAGCTGACACCAACACATCTGTGAAAAGCTGCAAagataaataaattcaaattcacCTTTATTTCAGTGTCGCCTTGTTTTTGATGAATCTTCTGAATGAGCTAAACTGTTCTTTGCGTTTTAAACAGCAGCCTCACATCATGTTTCAGGACAGTAGAAATAAAGACTGGAAGCCCAAACTCACTCTGACCATTAAAGGCACACACCGCCccctgctggaggatgaagacaTAACACCAAATAAAGAGAGTTATTATTTTAAGATGCAGTGAAATAAGATCATTTAAGGTTCAACTAAATAAGACTTCATTGTTCACCTGGAGGGAAATTAAGAGTCGTCAAAGATGAACTGAACACCGAGatgaaaaacattgttcaaCTTCAACCACACGAGCTCACGATCAGATCAAACTACAGGATGAGgagtttgaaagcagcagctcagcatgtTCTGCATGCATCACCTGCTCACGTAGCTTCAGATCAGGCCAAGGTGTTCACAGAGGAAGGGGTCGGCCTCACGCAGAAACTCAATCATCTCTGAACTGGCAGCTTCACCTTTCTTCCTCACTGTGTCGATAACACAGCGAGCTTTGTCTCTTTTGTTCGGCATGTCGTCCGCTGACTCCCGCTCAGAATCCGTCATCACCTTTGTCTCCAGCAGTCTGTCCAGCAGACTTTTGAGGACAGGTCCTGATATCCCATCGATGAAGCTGCTCCGCACGTCCAACAGCTTCTCATTGGGAGGGAGATTCAGAGCGCTCGGCCCGCAGGACCTTTTCCCTCCAGAGGACCAAAGACAGACTCGTCTTTCCCAGACGCTGTAGGAGCTGTTGgcttctctcagcagcagcttcatatGTTTCACCATCTTCTCGAAATTCACCTGGAACGATGGGAAGTAGTTGTCATAGTCGTCACAGTCAAACTCCGCTTCTGTCGGTTGAACTAGAACGGACTCGTCTTCAGGACAAGTGGACAGAGCGTATTCCTGCTTGGGCTGCAGTTTACAGTGCGGGGACGTCTCTATGTAGCTCTCGTCTCCCACTAACTTCTTCCTGGTGCGCAGCACATCCCGCAGCACCACGTTCCTCGGCAGCAACAACACATTGAGGACGGACGTGGGGTCAGGATCGGCCGGGGGCCTGTAGAACAGCAGAACCAGCGCTCGCACCGGCTCAGCTGGTGAGTCTTCATCCTTCACATTACCGAAAGCAGAAAAGCCTGTGATGTCGATGATGACGTGAGTTTCTGTGACCTCATGAGGGGTGATAAACTCTACGCCCTCATCACTCTCATGAGCAGCTGACAGGAGGTGACGCCCCCCTGTGGACAGGATCTCACAGTGTGGGAGATGAAGCTGACGCACAGACTGCTGCACACATTTGATGTCAAACAGGGGTCCTGCAGGTCGCTTGTGGTGCTGGGACAGAAGCGTCCCGTCCCAAGAGACAGTCCTGTAAACCACGTCCCCTTCTCCGTCCATGTGGAACACCAGGCCTGTCACACTGCACTGGTACAGGCCTGGGCAGGAGCACTGGAAGCTGAAGGTCTCCTCGCCTTCGTCAGCGGTGATATCAGGTGTGAACTCCTCACAGCTGGTCTCTAACAGCACGTCAGGTGAGCTCGTCTCTCTGCAGAGGACGTTTGACTCGTGCTGGGAGAAGGAGGCCAGCAGCTGGAatcactgctgctgcccagcTGATCTGTGGGGTGCAGGAGGTGAAGATGGCCCGGCAGGGAGGATTCAGCTGAGCTTTCCTCACAAACAGCAAGCTGCTCCTTCTTCTGCAGGCCGTGACGCTCACTCCCATGATTCCTTGAGAAAATACTTAAAGGGCGTAAACGTCGCAGTAAAAAGTGAACAAAAGAAGTAATGATGGCTTCAGTGTAAATGAAGAAGCGGATGTTTTCTATTGGCCGAATCGCGTGAGCCAACCAGGAGTCATCGCTCCTCTCGAGCTCGTCTCCCAAAGCGCGGACGCCTCGTAGGATGCGCTTTAAGGCAGCAGCCTGACCAATGAGGAGGAAGCCATCTGTCCGCCATCTGGACGGCTCTCTGATATAACGTGTTACCTGcggagaaaaagacaagaaagaaaggagaTCTGCACGCTGGAAGCCTGAAGAacgctgctgctcctcttcctctccttctagAGGCTTTTCCACTTTCATCCCAAACTGAATCACAGGTCATAAACTCATCAGTGCCAAGGTGAGTCatcctgacttcctgtttctggcttcatttttcacctttttcttcGCCCTGAGAGAACAAAGCACAACAAGGAAAATTAATGAGACCCAGAAAAGTTCAAGTAGTTTGATATAAACTGCGCTCAAACCGAGTGCGCGCGTGAAAAGCTCCAGCGCGAGCTTGACCGCAGCGATGATAAAGACCGTTTACTGTTCATGAACGTGAATCTGAAATAATGTGACTGAGAAACGTTTACAAACCTTGACGGATGTGGAGAGTTAAGAGACCTCCCGATAACTCCCATCCTAACTTCCCTCTTCCTGTAAATCAGTCGGTCTCCGTCTCCTTCCTGTCGGCACGCGCACACCAGCGCAGCCTGTCTCACATTGAGCATACCGGCACATTTCTAACTCTTCATCACTTCCGGACAAAAAAACGACCAAAGTCCTGCAGACCAGAGTTCACAAGAGTTCAGCTGCTGAACGTCCTCACACACGAACCCGGAAACCTTCAAACATGGAAATCCAGTATTTCCTCAAACTGTTTCCACCTTTTCAGGAACAGAACTACAAACATGGCCGCCCAGGTTTCTTCATCACCATCGACTCCTTTTGGAAACACCGCCACCTCTGGTCAGCAGCTGTATTACACCCCTTCACTGATAACCCACTAAAacctttttaaaacagaaagtcacagaaacaaacacatttagcaCAGATCCTGTTTCAGgttagaaaacagaaaaaatatttaaaaagtctgaaaatgtcTTGAATTGAAGTCATAAATGTGAATCCACCCGTTGACTCCAACATAAAAATAACCCCACCGTCACAGCCCGATCAATGTCACCTTCTGAGGCTTAAATCAGTGTCAGGATTTTAGTGGCTCCATGAATATTCAATGATACAGAAACAATACACAGTACagagtacaaaaacacattttcttcatgttttttcacCTGCCCACCTGAAACCATTCAACACCTGTTAAACAGCATCAATATTACAAATGATGTTAATGTtccaacataaacaaacaaacaaacattttgatgagaatcactgaaattcatttttaataactGTGGCCAAGACATGATGACAAGTATATGCTGTAAATCCAAAAAGCAGAagagaacagcagcagtttcctctggtccaaaaacaaatccatgaagagatttgactgttttctaacCGCTCTGAGCTTTACAAAGCAAATGTCTCCTCCTGCTGGCTGATGAAGGCACGACATCAATTATAACCTGattactgacagacagacagtcagataAGATCATCTCAGGTCATTTGCAGGAGCAGGTGTGTTTAGAAGGATACGTAATGTGTACTGAGATCATGTTTTTATACAACACAACTGTCACACACTAGTTTACACACATCACAGTGAAAGAGATGGTATTTAAACACTGATGGATAAAGTTCAGGATGCAGTTTTTAGTCTCAATCaacaaaatctgatttttcTGGTTTCAAAACACAAATTTTCACTTTCAGTCTTGTCCATCACTAAAGAGACTCTGTTTAACACGTTGTTAGAAACAGTTACAGTTAAATATGAGAACCACAAACTGATCAAAggcagtttttctgtttctgcatgaAAAGGTTCTTTATTCAAGAGAGTGAACTGTGATTGAAGGAATTCATTTCTTCAACTGACAGAAACCatagaagaagagggagagccTCAGATCAACAGAAGGTGGAGCTAATTCTCCAGTCAGTGTCATCAAAGGACGACCAAGaagtccaggtccaggttggaggttcaggtccaggttgaaggttcaggtccaggctgaaggttcaggtccaggctgaaggttcaggtccaggctgaaggttcaggtccaggctgaaggttcaggtccaggttgaaggttcaggtccaggctgaaggttcaggtccaggttgaaggttcaggtccaggtggaggaggtgtgagagtgaggagcagaaggagtggaggagtctcagtgtgtctgcagagactgtgtagaaggacagagcagcagcagagcagtccACATACACTGATGATACTCTGTCACatccacaggaacacacaggGAGGATGCTGGACTTGACATTGTGTCTGACAGTGGAGCTGATCTCAGAGcagttcacactgcagcactgacagtcaTCTCCACTTGTTGGGATTCCTCTGTCAGTCACTGCTGGATGaagctctcctctccactcgaCCTCCCAGTAACATGGCCCAGTCAGAGCCTCtccacacacaagctgctgctgctgctgcttcaaccTCTCTGGATCATCAGGACACAGCTGATCGGCTCTCGACCAATCACCTTTCAGACTTCCTCCATCtgatgagagaagaagacagacaacagaagTCATCAGTCAGAGTTCACAGAGACTCCTTCATCAGCTGGCAGTCAGtgatgcagcacatccagtatAAAGAGCAGCAGGGACTTCAGTCCTGTTCAGACCACAAGTGGAGCGGCTGTGTAGCGTAGccagcttcctctcagctctcatgTTAATGTGTTGGAGTGAACACGCTGAGCTGGAagctctcacacctgcagagactTTGGCCATCAAGTCTGTTCACTCTGCACATTTCACTCAAGCACACAGTGGAAATAAAGTGCAGAGAGTCCCTGAACGCATCATGACTGCAGAGACAGTTCAGTGATGGATTTACTGTTGTTACCTGTGAACTGCTGCTaaagttaaaagcagcagtttgtgacTTTATTTGCCTTTTGGGAGGCTTCTATCAAAGATATCTGCACAAAGCTCACAGAGCAGACTGAACATCAGCTCTCTCATCATTaaagtctgtttcatttctcctcCACTTGTGACCAAAGTGAAGTCACAGTGTGCGGTCACAGCCTGGAGTACTCTTCTTCATCACTGCAACAAGGTGAGAAttaaaccactggaggtcagaaAAAAGATCTTCAGCAGGTGATAAGTTGACATGAACTGATCAGTTGTTTAGTGCTGAAATGAGAGAACAAACAGTCTGAGATCAGATTTGATGGTTGGACAGTTTGATGAAGGAGGACCTCTGTCTCTGTACATCTTGGGATGCTGTCAGCTGGAATCCAGCTTTATTTGCTGGAGAcgtgaacacaacaacaacagacgtCTTCACATCAACTCAAACACATGATCACAACGAGCTTCTGgctcatctgattggctgactgttctctctctctctgtctttctgtccaatCCTGAAGCCCGTCAccatcctcctctcacagcttcactgaggaaagcagctgctgagaagGTTGGAGGTTTACAGGAAATACTGGATCTGTGCTTTGATACTAACTGAGTTTAGTAAAACACTGCTGAGACCAGCATGGACTGACTCCAACCCTCTACTGACCTCAGAGTAAGCAGTCCATAGTCTGGACTCTTCATCATATCACACAGAGGCTTCACTGCTGATTCAGGCAGGTTGTTccagctcaggtccagctctgtcagatgggaggggttggacttcagagctgaggccagagaagcacagctgatctctgacaaactgcagcaactcaacctgaataaagaataaatgatgaagattaaaatccatttctaatccaatcagatgtgttcaggttgtaaatgtggagctcaacattactctgtcctcatcaatgagcttctccctaaaatgagcagagtgactttgtcattgtgttattgtggatcaTCATAATGTCAGCCTTCTACAGACATCATCCAGatgtcagcacaacattcatacacctattcatgtcaacacacatcaataacatgctgctgatctcagtcAAGTCTGGAATTACAGCACAACAAATATGTTGATCCTTTAAACAGCTGCATCTGGAAacatgctttcatctgtgtgtgtgtgtgtgtgtgtgtgtgtgtgtgtgtgtgtgtgtgtgtgtgaaggatcAATATCAATCATCAGTCattatttgtgaaaacacactgaaatcaacacaaagcaaagaaatatttctgcttcatcaaGTAAACTTGatccatttcaaacaaatattacTTCAGAGGATCTTCTGTATCCAGATGTGACCATTtagcaaaaatcacaaacattcattgaCTTCAACAACTAACAGTGGACATTTTCTACACTTTCTTTAACAAGCACAAATCTTTGTGACTGCAGACTAAATTTActtcaacaaacatgaaaacatgaacaaaagctCATTTACAACTTTACTGATgttatggaaaaacacaaattagcttCACTTGTTAAAAAGACGTGAGATTTACAACAGTAACAGAGAGTCAGTGAACTCACCTCAGAGTCTTCAGTCTACAGTCTGGACTCTCCAGAAAACCAcaaagcagcttcactcctgaatcctgcagctcGTTGTCTCTCAGGTCCAGCTgtgtcagatgggaggggttggacttcagagctgaggccagagaagcacagctgatctctgacaaactgcagtgactcaacctgaataaagaataaatgatgaagattaaaatccatttctaatccaatcagatgtgttcaggCTGTAAATGTGGAGCTCAACATTACTGTTGAGTTGAGCTGCAGGCCACGCCCCTCTCTGCTTGAGTCCATCAGGTGTGGGCGTGTCTCCCAGCCTGAAGGCAGCTGATTGggtgcagcaggtggagaggaTCTGGTAATCAGGGGGTTTGGAGGCATTCACTCACAGCACAGTGAGGAGCGAGCAGTGTGTGAGGGAAATGGTTGGAGAGTGTGGACTTGGAAGAAGGAGACTGCAGGAATAAAACTTGGTTCAAAGAAGGAAGAAGGAGCCGCTGAGCTCTCAGTTACGTCCTGTGTCTTTGCAGCGTGCATCGGGTCGAGAGCTGTGGACTCATCGTGTGCTTCAATTCAGGTTCAAACGTAGCGCATGTTTGGGCTCATCATCTGCTCCCTGTGCTAACTGTTGGAGACATCTTTCACTGTTACACTCTGGCTCGTTCATCAGGGTCGCAGCAAGCTGCTCGTGTGGTTACCAGTTACATTACTGGTTATCACTCTGCGCTCCTTACTGCGgatatgtgctgtgtgtgtttgtgtcagtgtgtgtgagtgtgtttcagggcAGGCTGTGAGGAAGATGAGCAGTCTCATGGATGCATACACATGTGTAGGTGTGTCAGCTTGTCTTGCAGTATGTTACAGTGACTGagtgacctctgtgtgtgctcgTTGAGCCACTTGTTGGTGCGCTGCTAAAAGTCCTTGtcaaagtgttttgtgttcttgctTTCTCTGTGCTGGCTTGTTTTTctgattgtgtgtctgcatcaaGACGAACAACAAAAATCTGATCACAAAgaaaagtgacacatttaatATGATGTGGGCTGAAAGTTCAGTTCATAAGTGGTGTATTTTTGAAAAGACTGGAGCTAAAAGTCATTTGATAAACatgatttgtgtgtatttacaggAGTGAAGAGCTGCTAAAGTTTGTCCGCTTCAAATCATTATTGAActgctttaaaatgcatttcatttacttTGGGTGCTTTAAATATGGATGTTTTCTACTTATTCTGCAGACGAATTTCTAGTAGTTtgaaaatgttggattttgggTTATGTTGATGGATTTTGGTTTCTTGGGTTACATTTTTCTTGaccttctgtttgtgtttgtattttaaggtttttcacCTGTTATTG
It includes:
- the LOC139346601 gene encoding caspase recruitment domain-containing protein 8-like, whose protein sequence is MGVIGRSLNSPHPSRAKKKVTRYIREPSRWRTDGFLLIGQAAALKRILRGVRALGDELERSDDSCIFSRNHGSERHGLQKKEQLAHESNVLCRETSSPDVLLETSCEEFTPDITADEGEETFSFQCSCPGLYQCSVTGLVFHMDGEGDVVYRTVSWDGTLLSQHHKRPAGPLFDIKCVQQSVRQLHLPHCEILSTGGRHLLSAAHESDEGVEFITPHEVTETHVIIDITGFSAFGNVKDEDSPAEPVRALVLLFYRPPADPDPTSVLNVLLLPRNVVLRDVLRTRKKLVGDESYIETSPHCKLQPKQEYALSTCPEDESVLVQPTEAEFDCDDYDNYFPSFQVNFEKMVKHMKLLLREANSSYSVWERRVCLWSSGGKRSCGPSALNLPPNEKLLDVRSSFIDGISGPVLKSLLDRLLETKVMTDSERESADDMPNKRDKARCVIDTVRKKGEAASSEMIEFLREADPFLCEHLGLI